The genomic region TGCTGAAGTGCCTGGGCGCCGTCATCGAGCCCACGTCCGGGCGCTTCACCCTCGCCGGCGAGGTGGTGTACGACAACGGGTGGAAGAGGGCGGACCTGCGGGAACTGCGTCGCGATCGGATCGGATTTATCTTTCAGGCGCCGTATCTCATCCCGTTTCTCGATGCGACCGACAACGTGGCCCTGCTGCCGATGCTGGCCGGCGATGCGAACGCAACGGCCCGGG from Deltaproteobacteria bacterium harbors:
- a CDS encoding ATP-binding cassette domain-containing protein; protein product: MNSAAPAILIENLTKRYGSGNAAVDALKGVDMTIDPGEVVGLIGPSGSGKTTLLKCLGAVIEPTSGRFTLAGEVVYDNGWKRADLRELRRDRIGFIFQAPYLIPFLDATDNVALLPMLAGDANATAR